The following are from one region of the Salvia hispanica cultivar TCC Black 2014 chromosome 1, UniMelb_Shisp_WGS_1.0, whole genome shotgun sequence genome:
- the LOC125206267 gene encoding hyoscyamine 6-dioxygenase-like isoform X1, with product MSMESKWYNVESVPESHIFLMEDRAGNEAIPICHTIPIIDLANSKTLDKIMQASKEYGFFQVTNHGVAEDVIGEAVHVLEELFQLESEEISKDANTNGWVYMGSTSFSVKGAHLWRDNIKHPCHPLEESVQHWSHNPTRYRQVVARYIEGIRRVSLRILEVICQGLGLEKGYLGDMSQVQFLTASHYPACPDPTLTLGLLPHLDHSFITLLYQGNVGGLQVMLNGKWMGVEYVPNAFVVNIGTQIQIISNGKLTSAEHRVVANRVQGRTTIATFINPKEDCIIEPASKLFATPLYPSLSFKEFVNVSKPFGPFTDALTLQK from the exons ATGTCCATGGAATCAAAGTGGTACAACGTTGAATCTGTTCCAGAAAGCCATATTTTCCTAATGGAGGATAGAGCTGGCAACGAAGCAATCCCTATATGTCACACAATCCCAATCATTGACCTTGCCAATTCAAAAACACTTGACAAAATCATGCAAGCTAGCAAAGAATATGGTTTTTTCCAG GTGACAAATCATGGAGTGGCTGAGGATGTGATAGGTGAGGCGGTACATGTGTTGGAGGAGCTATTTCAGCTGGAAAGTGAAGAAATATCAAAGGATGCTAATACAAATGGATGGGTGTATATGGGAAGCACCAGTTTTTCCGTAAAGGGTGCTCATCTGTGGAGGGATAATATCAAGCATCCATGCCACCCTTTGGAGGAGTCCGTGCAACATTGGTCCCACAACCCCACTCGATACAG ACAAGTAGTGGCAAGGTACATAGAGGGAATAAGGAGGGTGAGTCTGAGAATTTTGGAAGTTATATGTCAAGGATTAGGGCTTGAAAAGGGATACCTTGGAGACATGAGCCAAGTACAATTTCTTACAGCAAGCCACTACCCGGCCTGCCCCGACCCGACTTTGACACTTGGGCTTCTCCCCCATTTGGATCACAGCTTCATCACACTATTGTATCAAGGAAATGTTGGAGGTCTTCAAGTGATGCTAAATGGAAAGTGGATGGGGGTTGAGTATGTACCTAATGCCTTTGTAGTCAACATTGGCACCCAAATTCAG ATTATTAGCAATGGGAAGCTAACAAGTGCGGAGCATAGGGTGGTGGCGAATCGAGTGCAAGGAAGAACAACCATTGCGACATTCATCAATCCTAAGGAAGACTGCATAATTGAACCTGCATCAAAATTATTTGCCACTCCTCTCTATCCATCACTCTCATTTAAGGAATTTGTTAATGTTTCTAAACCTTTTGGTCCTTTCACTGATGCACTTACCCTCCAAAAATAA
- the LOC125206267 gene encoding hyoscyamine 6-dioxygenase-like isoform X2, whose translation MSMESKWYNVESVPESHIFLMEDRAGNEAIPICHTIPIIDLANSKTLDKIMQASKEYGFFQVTNHGVAEDVIGEAVHVLEELFQLESEEISKDANTNGWVYMGSTSFSVKGAHLWRDNIKHPCHPLEESVQHWSHNPTRYRQVVARYIEGIRRVSLRILEVICQGLGLEKGYLGDMSQVQFLTASHYPACPDPTLTLGLLPHLDHSFITLLYQGNVGGLQVMLNGKWMGVEYVPNAFVVNIGTQIQQWEANKCGA comes from the exons ATGTCCATGGAATCAAAGTGGTACAACGTTGAATCTGTTCCAGAAAGCCATATTTTCCTAATGGAGGATAGAGCTGGCAACGAAGCAATCCCTATATGTCACACAATCCCAATCATTGACCTTGCCAATTCAAAAACACTTGACAAAATCATGCAAGCTAGCAAAGAATATGGTTTTTTCCAG GTGACAAATCATGGAGTGGCTGAGGATGTGATAGGTGAGGCGGTACATGTGTTGGAGGAGCTATTTCAGCTGGAAAGTGAAGAAATATCAAAGGATGCTAATACAAATGGATGGGTGTATATGGGAAGCACCAGTTTTTCCGTAAAGGGTGCTCATCTGTGGAGGGATAATATCAAGCATCCATGCCACCCTTTGGAGGAGTCCGTGCAACATTGGTCCCACAACCCCACTCGATACAG ACAAGTAGTGGCAAGGTACATAGAGGGAATAAGGAGGGTGAGTCTGAGAATTTTGGAAGTTATATGTCAAGGATTAGGGCTTGAAAAGGGATACCTTGGAGACATGAGCCAAGTACAATTTCTTACAGCAAGCCACTACCCGGCCTGCCCCGACCCGACTTTGACACTTGGGCTTCTCCCCCATTTGGATCACAGCTTCATCACACTATTGTATCAAGGAAATGTTGGAGGTCTTCAAGTGATGCTAAATGGAAAGTGGATGGGGGTTGAGTATGTACCTAATGCCTTTGTAGTCAACATTGGCACCCAAATTCAG CAATGGGAAGCTAACAAGTGCGGAGCATAG
- the LOC125200536 gene encoding uncharacterized protein LOC125200536 produces MAATLNMVQPQIPKLEKHNYGNWSIQMRVLLQSQELWDIVQDGYIEPASQEAEDTLTNNQRNALRDARKRDKKALFNIYQGIGETTFEKVSAATTSKQAWEILKNAFTGVDKAIRVPLQILRGEFESLAMSETESISDYFTRTLVIVNQMKRQGENIEDVCVIKKILRSLTSKFEHVVAAIEESKDLNTMSIDQLQSSLEVHEQRMKKKIISSLEHMLQAKMSIQESKKSESGTSRGGYNRGRGRGYHGRGGRDQNYQYNGGRGQNYQNHGRRGHNYQNKGGRHNFTYRGRGRNSYGQQGRGRGQYRGGYSQSHNQQGFGKANVECYTCHEFGHYSYECPTADNTRSNQQVNYADGGDENEQVISTSLFTHKGLEGDQCSTWYLDTGASNHMCGNKELFVELKETSYGDVTFGDSSKVAVQGKVVQK; encoded by the exons ATGGCGGCAACGTTGAACATGGTCCAGCCCCAAATTCCCAAATTGGAGAAACACAATTATGGGAATTGGAGTATTCAGATGCGAGTCTTGTTGCAATCACAAGAGTTGTGGGATATAGTTCAAGACGGCTACATCGAACCTGCCTCCCAAGAAGCCGAAGATACCCTGACGAACAACCAGAGGAACGCCCTCAGAGACGCTAGGAAACGAGACAAGAAGGCGTTATTCAATATCTATCAAGGTATTGGCGAAACTACGTTCGAGAAAGTAAGTGCCGCCACCACGTCAAAACAAGCCTGGGAGATTCTGAAGAATGCTTTCACCGGCGTTGATAAGGCGATACGAGTTCCACTGCAGATCCTACGTGGCGAGTTTGAAAGTTTGGCCATGTCTGAAACGGAGAGCATTTCAGACTACTTCACAAGAACATTAGTTATTGTGAATCAAATGAAAAGGCAAGGGGAGAACATTGAAGATGTTTGTGTCATTAAGAAAATTCTTCGATCCttgacgtcaaaatttgagcACGTCGTTGCGGCTATCGAAGAATCAAAAGATCTCAACACCATGTCAATCGACCAACTGCAGAGCAGCTTGGAAGTCCACGAGCAACGCATGAAGAAAAAGATCATTTCGTCACTTGAGCATATGCTACAAGCGAAGATGTCAATTCAAGAAAGTAAGAAGTCTGAGTCTGGGACATCACGTGGAGGATACAACCGAGGTCGAGGTCGAGGCTATCATGGTCGAGGAGGACGCGACCAAAATTACCAGTATAATGGAGGACGTGGACAGAATTACCAAAATCACGGACGACGAGGCCATAATTATCAAAACAAGGGAGGACGTCATAATTTCACCTATCGAGGCAGAGGTAGAAATTCTTATGGACAACAAGGACGAGGAAGAGGTCAATATAGAGGCGGTTATTCTCAATCCCACAATCAACAAGGGTTTGGTAAAGCAAATGTCGAGTGCTATACTTGTCACGAATTCGGGCATTACAGTTATGAGTGTCCAACAGCCGACAATACCAGGTCCAATCAACAAGTCAATTATGCCGATGGTGGAGATGAAAATGAGCAGGTAATTTCAACCTCACTTTTTACACATAAAGGACTTGAAGGTGATCAGTGCAGCACATGGTACTTGGATACTGGAGCTAGTAACCACATGTGCGGGAACAAGGAACTCTTCGTGGAGCTAAAGGAGACATCTTATGGGGACGTGACCTTTGGAGATTCCTCAAAAGTTGCGGTGCAAGGAAAAG TTGTtcaaaaatag